A genomic stretch from Nitrospira sp. includes:
- a CDS encoding isocitrate/isopropylmalate family dehydrogenase translates to MGTQHIVTMLPGEGTGPEICEAVRLVIDASGVDIKWEYEEIGLDCLDKHGTLLPDKTVQAIARNKIALKGPTTTPIGTGHKSANVTLRKVFDLYANVRPAKLIPVLKRPWDKIDILNFRENTEDCYAAIEHMVSDEVAQCLKVITWPGSYRIAEFAFKWAKANGRKKIYCVHKANIMKMTDGLFLDAFREVAKKYPDIESGDIIVDNCCMQLVRNPAQFDCLVLPNLYGDILTDLCAGLVGGLGFAPGANVGDNCAIFEAVHGSAPKYAGLKKVNPSAVLVSGIMMLRWLKEEAAADRIQKAMFAVLDERKHVTYDVGGTATTDEYAQAIVDKMHATA, encoded by the coding sequence ATGGGTACGCAACATATCGTGACGATGTTACCGGGAGAGGGCACCGGCCCGGAAATTTGCGAAGCGGTGCGGCTGGTGATCGATGCCAGCGGCGTCGATATCAAATGGGAGTACGAAGAGATCGGACTGGACTGCCTGGATAAGCACGGCACATTGCTGCCGGATAAGACGGTCCAAGCCATCGCCAGAAACAAGATCGCACTGAAAGGCCCCACGACCACGCCGATCGGGACCGGTCACAAGAGCGCGAACGTGACCTTGCGGAAGGTGTTCGATCTCTATGCGAATGTGCGTCCGGCGAAACTGATTCCGGTGCTCAAGCGGCCCTGGGACAAGATCGATATCCTGAACTTTCGGGAGAACACCGAAGACTGCTACGCCGCCATCGAGCATATGGTGTCCGACGAAGTGGCGCAATGTTTGAAAGTCATCACCTGGCCGGGCTCCTATCGCATCGCCGAGTTTGCCTTCAAGTGGGCAAAAGCCAACGGACGCAAGAAGATCTACTGCGTCCACAAGGCCAATATCATGAAGATGACCGACGGGCTCTTTCTCGATGCCTTCAGAGAGGTCGCCAAGAAATACCCGGACATCGAATCCGGCGACATCATCGTGGATAATTGCTGCATGCAGCTCGTGAGAAATCCAGCGCAGTTCGATTGCCTGGTGCTCCCGAATCTGTACGGCGACATTCTGACGGATCTCTGCGCCGGATTGGTCGGCGGTCTGGGCTTCGCGCCGGGCGCCAACGTGGGCGACAACTGCGCGATTTTCGAAGCGGTCCACGGCTCTGCCCCGAAGTATGCCGGGCTGAAGAAGGTCAATCCCTCGGCCGTGCTGGTCTCCGGAATCATGATGCTGCGCTGGTTGAAGGAGGAAGCGGCAGCCGATCGGATACAAAAGGCGATGTTTGCCGTCCTCGACGAGCGGAAGCACGTGACGTACGACGTCGGCGGAACCGCAACAACGGACGAGTATGCGCAAGCCATCGTGGATAAAATGCACGCGACGGCCTGA
- a CDS encoding SUMF1/EgtB/PvdO family nonheme iron enzyme, producing the protein MLNCDHNIEHTTPSPAVRHLIAAALGALLMLEPALSPALPATTETHNRVDAIAAQAESSPMMPVTEGLFFMGTTRTGHESFSLTLQYDDTEQPQRRIWLDRYEIDRDEVSLGEFLRWLAQRHQPIPVEIHKLIEHVMTVHALTPDTLARWPALYVTWAEASDFCRAQEKRLPTEAEWEKAARGAEGQLFPWGQQPPTPALAMFGQYHVHEIPIVASVRSGEEGRSPYGLRHMAGNAAEWVEDWFGIDYYMTMPERNPPGPSTGRYKVIRGGSWKSQPALLRSATRSGAPPDQRAATIGFRCVRSTP; encoded by the coding sequence ATGCTGAACTGCGACCACAATATAGAACACACAACTCCATCACCTGCTGTTCGGCATCTCATCGCCGCGGCCCTCGGCGCGCTGCTCATGCTCGAGCCTGCGCTGTCTCCCGCACTTCCAGCGACGACCGAGACACACAACCGTGTTGACGCCATCGCCGCACAAGCCGAAAGCAGCCCCATGATGCCCGTGACGGAAGGACTCTTTTTCATGGGCACCACGCGCACCGGCCATGAGTCGTTCAGCCTGACACTGCAATACGACGATACCGAACAGCCCCAGCGCCGCATCTGGCTCGACCGCTATGAGATTGACCGGGACGAGGTGAGTCTCGGCGAATTCCTCCGATGGCTGGCGCAGCGGCACCAACCGATTCCTGTCGAGATCCACAAGCTGATCGAGCACGTCATGACCGTCCACGCCCTGACGCCGGACACATTGGCGCGCTGGCCGGCGCTCTATGTGACGTGGGCCGAGGCCTCGGACTTCTGCCGCGCACAGGAGAAACGGCTTCCGACAGAAGCCGAGTGGGAAAAAGCCGCGCGCGGAGCAGAGGGACAGCTGTTTCCGTGGGGGCAGCAGCCTCCCACCCCGGCGCTCGCCATGTTCGGCCAGTACCATGTCCATGAGATTCCGATCGTCGCGTCTGTCAGGAGCGGCGAAGAGGGGCGCAGTCCCTATGGCCTGCGCCATATGGCGGGAAACGCCGCCGAGTGGGTCGAAGACTGGTTCGGGATCGACTATTATATGACCATGCCGGAGCGCAATCCGCCCGGGCCCTCCACCGGACGCTACAAAGTCATCCGCGGGGGATCCTGGAAGAGCCAGCCCGCGTTACTCCGCAGCGCCACCAGGAGCGGCGCGCCGCCGGACCAGCGCGCGGCCACCATCGGCTTTCGCTGCGTCCGATCCACCCCATAA
- a CDS encoding class I SAM-dependent methyltransferase encodes MPCVLCGQTSLSTISTVDAKSHGALNVAICGGCGLVQQDPMPSKTELRHFYAHTYRTDYKKTYMPKAKHIYRAGMAAIERVNFLQSHGVHGGKLLDVGAGGGEFVYISKTRGYDSKGIEPNIGYSKFARNQYGVEIKTGELCETRETYDIITMFHVLEHMPNFESFKMAWSMLNEGGSLFIEVPNIETNDASPHNIYFKAHLFYFNRATLSACASKYFDPLVIEARSNLRILFKRKRRQSHITLPTQDTVSSLALRLRQKGWFEYLIAGGGMYKLFSKLNQRLRESKVKNKSHLEILNSLLS; translated from the coding sequence ATGCCGTGTGTTTTATGTGGACAGACATCGCTCTCAACGATCTCTACGGTAGACGCTAAATCACACGGTGCCTTGAATGTGGCCATATGCGGCGGTTGCGGGCTTGTTCAACAAGATCCGATGCCTTCGAAAACGGAACTTCGCCACTTTTACGCTCATACCTATAGAACAGACTACAAGAAAACATATATGCCAAAAGCCAAGCATATTTACAGGGCTGGCATGGCGGCGATTGAGCGAGTTAATTTCTTACAATCTCATGGGGTTCACGGCGGCAAATTGCTTGACGTAGGTGCAGGCGGGGGAGAATTTGTCTATATTTCCAAAACCCGAGGGTATGACTCCAAAGGTATTGAGCCGAATATCGGCTATTCAAAGTTTGCCAGAAATCAGTACGGCGTGGAAATCAAGACTGGAGAATTATGCGAGACACGAGAAACCTACGACATTATTACAATGTTTCATGTACTTGAGCATATGCCCAATTTCGAGTCCTTTAAGATGGCGTGGTCCATGCTGAACGAAGGGGGATCGCTGTTCATTGAGGTTCCTAATATAGAAACAAACGATGCTTCGCCGCACAATATATATTTCAAAGCGCACCTGTTCTACTTTAATAGGGCGACGCTATCCGCTTGTGCCAGCAAATACTTTGACCCTCTGGTTATAGAGGCCCGATCGAACCTCCGAATTTTATTCAAACGGAAACGCCGGCAAAGCCACATCACATTGCCCACACAAGACACCGTTTCTTCTCTTGCCCTGAGACTTCGGCAAAAGGGATGGTTCGAATATCTGATTGCGGGGGGCGGAATGTATAAACTGTTTTCCAAGCTGAACCAACGGCTACGGGAGTCAAAGGTTAAGAACAAATCACACTTAGAGATTCTAAATTCACTTCTTTCTTAG
- a CDS encoding isocitrate dehydrogenase — MPTCTDIAKATKKKREIKLVGVDMYLITEKGIPKFDDIGPFKCEFISNRGTKVWPGFVSPDLLQVNWYRCRFMASKDVQDADVNTFLDALTKQGWWWSAAQKLWNYDGEAGFSKAY; from the coding sequence ATGCCAACATGCACTGACATTGCAAAAGCGACGAAGAAGAAACGCGAGATTAAATTGGTCGGGGTCGATATGTACCTCATCACCGAGAAGGGGATCCCGAAGTTCGACGATATCGGGCCGTTCAAATGTGAATTCATTTCGAACCGTGGCACGAAGGTCTGGCCCGGCTTCGTGAGTCCCGATTTGCTGCAGGTCAATTGGTACCGCTGCCGGTTTATGGCGTCCAAGGATGTGCAAGACGCGGACGTCAACACATTCTTGGACGCCTTGACCAAACAGGGCTGGTGGTGGTCTGCCGCCCAAAAGTTGTGGAACTACGACGGCGAGGCAGGATTCAGCAAGGCGTACTAG
- a CDS encoding multicopper oxidase domain-containing protein, giving the protein MGVSMKWVRVGVLGLTTCLGLAGTMPAGAVMSHDGHIAVDQRADLAMPVHAQAGPVLQDKMSKAIEQIEREVKSKGPFQGAGAHAMQQGVLLVAEDPDKVQVTQGARCPVTAPVRAYDITAMNVEITVNRFGDFYPGYMYALTENVAGVREEETKNKAARDSEDPTFAGGAISNGLQGDLIQPLVIRANQGDCLRITLRNQIENEPTNMIVNGSQMLVASTGKPANAMNPEALVPTGKAGEFEWYIPIDLQEGGRAFHSHASRDQYSLGLLGSIVVEPRGARFLSPFTGEEMKSGWEAMIDLDKGSDFREFVIFYHEAGDETFRLLDRKGDMLPQRDAHTDTYRPAARLLNFRSEPHGERLEVQAHLVGFADESQGYGSYTFGDPATTIPRSYLGDPAKFRMVGGSEIVHSHHLHGGSIRWARQPGTSKLDPTLSKSGPVKFPPISDTSDRLDVQSIGPSEIYDEVIEGGSGGLQALAGEFVFHCHIPQHYVTGMWGFWRVYNTLQSTGFQTDVMKPLVELPDRKGKIKLAVSSDKLVGTTVDWYGGKKYEITKDKTDWKANPVKVSIKDWVEYMLPPQGLPGKTEDQVKQAQAHDATVVNWKWDGTKAMNEPETPHKWADYVSPTPLQRPAITFDPQTGKLAFPWLRPHLGKRPPFAPNHGGAPWLEPFRVREDGTRSTEPPVPGAQGPWSLCPENAPRKYFNIHSITLPITLKPATPKTAAVVDPIGMIYVLHEEEEEVRKNPKKQVPLVIRGNVHDCVDVIFKNEIPDDARTGWANKINLHPHFFQFDTSASDGPTIGFSYDMSLRAFTMLEDPQPDKGMPLPGNTTLTADTKAGSRSITVKNSSKFHVNTELGVGMDDPKYFEIVRIKDIKGNTITFDAPLKYAHKKNDIASVEFIRERWYVDADLGTVYWHDHVFGTDTWGHGLFSAFITEPPRSTYHDPYTGKELRSGPIADIHTLEPVSAHIRGSFREVMMHIMDSNARSAELIMTDNPQARMGAVTVDGPPSHQFPERINKSAMTFLNGGEATTGSGYSMRVEPLSVRLANNPDPSKLFVSGIHGDPGTPLLRSYLGDPILVRALVGSANEVHTWHVTGHWFPMERYATMAMPRSTVHLVIGERYDPAIPAAGGPQKQAGDYLYYSGRASHFAEGSWGIFRVFDELQGDLKPLPSREEIQKSAPSVCPADAPVKSFNVSAIDQVIRYHEGAPGTMEVDLERKMVFENQQGKMYVLDEDRGRVKAGELRPSPLTLHVNVGDCVKINLKNEMAKERAGFHVDMMAFDPKDSFGANVGNNPGDQTIAPGQSKTYTYFAHPEYGELAALIQDWGNVVENPRNGLFGSIIVGPKGSRYRDPVTGNDITMKSSWRADVIVDRTIPGNDNRKNYRDFSLMFQDEDNIVGVSFMPYIQQVAGITAVNYRSEPTAWRMEKGCDVSEVFSCVKTGDSPSTPLLQAHVGDPVAVHVLGAFSEQVQLFTVDGHEWPHEPYMQGADQVSTMEFGGSEVINAYLTGGAGGPNKIVGDYMWKNQRPGFANAGQWGLFRVLPTGDQRVLPLTPQVPSSQKAERGSDNGTVSRTSMMGR; this is encoded by the coding sequence ATGGGTGTATCAATGAAGTGGGTGCGAGTGGGAGTGTTGGGACTGACGACCTGTCTTGGGTTGGCCGGGACCATGCCTGCAGGCGCGGTCATGTCGCATGATGGGCATATCGCCGTCGATCAGCGTGCCGATCTGGCGATGCCGGTACACGCGCAGGCCGGTCCGGTGCTGCAGGACAAGATGTCGAAGGCGATCGAGCAGATCGAGCGGGAGGTCAAGAGTAAGGGGCCGTTCCAGGGGGCCGGGGCTCATGCGATGCAGCAGGGTGTGCTGCTGGTGGCGGAGGATCCGGATAAGGTGCAAGTGACGCAGGGCGCTCGCTGCCCGGTGACGGCGCCGGTCCGCGCGTATGACATCACGGCGATGAATGTCGAGATCACCGTGAACCGGTTCGGCGATTTTTATCCGGGCTACATGTATGCGTTGACCGAGAATGTAGCGGGTGTGCGTGAGGAAGAAACAAAGAACAAGGCTGCGCGGGACAGCGAAGATCCGACGTTTGCCGGCGGCGCCATTTCGAACGGGTTGCAGGGCGATCTGATTCAGCCGCTCGTGATTCGGGCGAATCAGGGCGATTGTCTGCGGATCACATTGCGCAATCAGATTGAGAACGAGCCGACGAACATGATCGTGAACGGTTCGCAGATGCTCGTGGCCAGCACGGGGAAGCCGGCGAATGCCATGAATCCCGAGGCGCTGGTGCCGACGGGAAAAGCGGGCGAGTTCGAATGGTACATTCCCATCGATTTGCAGGAAGGCGGCCGCGCCTTCCATAGTCATGCAAGCCGCGATCAGTATTCCCTGGGCTTGTTGGGATCGATCGTCGTCGAGCCGCGCGGGGCACGGTTCCTCAGTCCGTTTACGGGGGAGGAAATGAAGAGTGGCTGGGAGGCCATGATCGATCTCGATAAAGGTTCCGACTTTCGCGAATTCGTGATTTTCTATCATGAGGCGGGTGACGAGACGTTCCGTCTCTTGGACCGCAAAGGCGACATGTTGCCGCAGCGCGATGCCCATACGGATACCTACCGTCCGGCCGCGCGGTTGCTCAATTTCCGGAGCGAGCCGCACGGCGAGCGGTTGGAAGTTCAGGCGCATTTGGTGGGATTTGCCGACGAGTCGCAGGGCTACGGGTCCTATACATTCGGCGATCCGGCAACCACGATTCCCCGTTCATATCTCGGCGATCCGGCCAAGTTCCGCATGGTCGGCGGATCCGAAATCGTGCACTCGCATCACTTGCATGGCGGATCGATCCGCTGGGCTAGACAGCCCGGCACGAGCAAGCTCGATCCGACGCTGTCGAAGAGCGGTCCCGTGAAGTTCCCGCCGATCAGCGACACGTCCGACCGGTTGGATGTGCAATCCATCGGTCCGTCCGAGATATACGATGAAGTCATCGAAGGCGGATCGGGCGGTTTGCAGGCGCTGGCCGGTGAGTTCGTGTTCCATTGCCACATTCCTCAGCACTATGTGACCGGCATGTGGGGATTCTGGCGTGTGTACAACACCCTGCAATCGACCGGATTCCAGACCGATGTGATGAAGCCGCTCGTCGAGCTGCCGGATCGCAAGGGCAAGATCAAGTTGGCGGTCAGCTCCGACAAGCTGGTCGGGACCACCGTCGACTGGTACGGCGGAAAGAAATACGAAATCACGAAGGACAAGACGGATTGGAAGGCCAATCCCGTGAAGGTGTCGATCAAGGATTGGGTCGAGTACATGCTGCCGCCGCAGGGCTTGCCGGGCAAGACCGAAGATCAGGTCAAGCAGGCGCAAGCGCACGATGCGACGGTCGTGAACTGGAAGTGGGACGGCACGAAGGCGATGAATGAGCCGGAGACCCCGCACAAGTGGGCGGATTATGTCTCGCCGACTCCGTTGCAGCGTCCGGCGATCACGTTCGATCCGCAGACGGGCAAACTGGCGTTCCCCTGGTTGCGTCCGCACCTCGGGAAGCGGCCTCCGTTTGCGCCCAATCACGGCGGCGCGCCATGGTTGGAGCCGTTCCGTGTCCGTGAGGACGGCACCAGAAGCACGGAACCTCCTGTGCCGGGTGCGCAGGGGCCCTGGAGCCTCTGTCCGGAAAATGCGCCGAGAAAGTATTTCAATATCCATTCGATCACCTTGCCGATTACCCTCAAGCCGGCGACCCCGAAAACCGCCGCGGTCGTGGATCCGATCGGCATGATCTATGTGCTACATGAAGAGGAAGAGGAAGTCCGCAAGAATCCCAAGAAGCAAGTACCCTTGGTGATTCGCGGGAACGTGCACGATTGCGTGGACGTGATCTTCAAGAACGAAATCCCGGACGATGCGCGGACGGGATGGGCGAACAAGATCAATCTCCATCCGCACTTCTTCCAGTTCGACACGAGCGCGTCCGACGGTCCGACCATCGGATTCTCGTACGACATGTCGCTGCGGGCTTTCACGATGTTGGAGGATCCGCAACCGGACAAGGGAATGCCCCTGCCAGGCAACACGACTCTGACGGCGGATACGAAAGCCGGTTCACGCAGCATCACGGTGAAGAATTCGTCCAAGTTCCACGTCAATACGGAACTCGGTGTGGGCATGGACGATCCGAAGTATTTCGAGATCGTGCGGATCAAGGACATCAAGGGCAATACCATCACCTTCGATGCGCCATTGAAGTACGCGCACAAGAAGAACGACATTGCGAGCGTGGAGTTCATCCGCGAGCGCTGGTATGTCGATGCGGATCTCGGAACGGTGTATTGGCACGATCACGTGTTCGGCACCGATACCTGGGGACATGGTCTGTTCTCAGCATTCATCACCGAACCGCCGCGATCGACCTATCATGATCCGTACACCGGAAAGGAACTCCGGAGCGGTCCTATCGCGGATATTCACACCCTGGAGCCGGTCTCGGCCCATATCCGGGGCAGTTTCCGCGAAGTCATGATGCATATCATGGACAGCAACGCGCGGTCGGCTGAGTTGATCATGACCGACAACCCGCAGGCGCGCATGGGAGCGGTCACGGTCGACGGGCCTCCGTCGCACCAGTTCCCGGAGCGCATCAACAAGTCGGCGATGACGTTCCTGAACGGCGGGGAAGCCACGACGGGCAGCGGCTACAGCATGCGTGTGGAGCCGTTGAGTGTGCGCCTGGCCAACAATCCGGATCCGTCGAAGCTGTTTGTGTCCGGTATTCACGGAGATCCTGGCACGCCGTTGTTGCGGAGCTATCTCGGTGATCCGATCCTGGTTCGGGCGCTGGTCGGATCGGCCAACGAAGTGCACACCTGGCACGTGACCGGGCACTGGTTCCCGATGGAGCGGTACGCCACTATGGCGATGCCGCGCAGTACGGTGCATCTGGTGATCGGAGAGCGGTACGACCCGGCGATTCCTGCCGCGGGCGGACCGCAGAAGCAGGCCGGCGACTATCTCTACTATAGCGGCCGCGCTTCCCACTTCGCGGAAGGCAGCTGGGGTATCTTCCGGGTCTTTGACGAACTGCAAGGGGATCTGAAACCCTTGCCGAGCCGTGAAGAAATCCAGAAGTCTGCGCCGTCGGTTTGCCCGGCGGATGCGCCCGTGAAGTCCTTCAACGTGTCGGCGATCGATCAAGTCATCCGGTATCACGAGGGTGCGCCGGGTACGATGGAAGTCGATCTCGAACGCAAGATGGTCTTCGAAAATCAGCAGGGCAAGATGTACGTGCTCGACGAGGATCGTGGGCGGGTCAAGGCCGGTGAATTGCGGCCGAGTCCGCTGACGCTGCACGTGAACGTCGGGGATTGTGTGAAGATCAATCTGAAGAACGAAATGGCCAAAGAGCGGGCCGGATTCCACGTCGATATGATGGCGTTCGATCCGAAAGATTCGTTCGGCGCCAATGTCGGCAACAACCCCGGCGATCAAACGATCGCTCCGGGTCAGAGCAAGACCTACACGTACTTCGCGCATCCGGAGTACGGAGAACTGGCCGCCCTCATTCAAGACTGGGGGAACGTGGTGGAGAATCCACGGAACGGCTTGTTCGGGTCGATCATCGTCGGTCCGAAGGGATCGCGCTACCGCGATCCGGTGACGGGCAACGATATTACGATGAAGAGCAGCTGGCGCGCCGACGTGATCGTGGATCGGACGATCCCCGGGAACGACAATCGGAAGAACTACCGCGATTTCTCGTTGATGTTCCAGGACGAGGACAACATCGTGGGTGTCAGCTTCATGCCCTACATCCAACAGGTCGCCGGTATCACGGCGGTCAACTACCGGTCTGAACCGACCGCGTGGCGGATGGAAAAGGGCTGTGACGTGTCCGAGGTCTTCAGCTGTGTGAAGACCGGCGACTCGCCCTCGACGCCGCTGTTGCAGGCGCATGTCGGAGATCCGGTGGCGGTGCACGTGCTCGGCGCATTCAGCGAGCAGGTGCAGTTGTTCACCGTGGACGGCCACGAATGGCCGCATGAGCCGTACATGCAGGGTGCCGACCAGGTCAGCACCATGGAGTTCGGCGGTTCAGAAGTGATCAACGCCTATCTGACGGGAGGAGCAGGCGGTCCGAATAAGATCGTCGGCGACTACATGTGGAAGAACCAGCGTCCGGGCTTTGCGAACGCCGGGCAATGGGGACTCTTCAGGGTCCTTCCAACCGGTGACCAGCGGGTCCTTCCGTTGACCCCGCAAGTTCCGTCCAGCCAAAAGGCGGAGCGCGGGAGCGACAACGGAACTGTCTCGCGGACATCGATGATGGGACGGTAA
- a CDS encoding carboxypeptidase regulatory-like domain-containing protein — MATRINRFVTYLFGSLILSGSMIGAAPAAAYEETAVSNGGTVTGTVQFAGDIPDPQRFELRRYYDRVYCGALSDGSGYRLLREVAVGEQQGLKDVVVTIEGVTKGKPFEFQETKLEANICQFVPFVSVVRNEHPLSVVNLDSVAHDLQFYERDREHIFIMFHRPALTKAGTSDIVRFTGNRRGVTMQCGMHPFMQGHGLAVDNPYYAITGTEGTFAIKDLPAGTYRIKAWHPVLGERGQEVTVADNGSASVGFTFDAR; from the coding sequence ATGGCAACACGTATAAATCGATTCGTGACGTATCTCTTTGGCTCTCTGATTCTGAGCGGATCCATGATCGGGGCAGCTCCGGCAGCAGCCTATGAGGAAACGGCGGTATCCAACGGGGGGACGGTGACGGGGACGGTGCAATTTGCCGGTGACATTCCGGATCCCCAGCGGTTCGAACTGCGACGGTATTATGATCGGGTCTATTGCGGGGCGCTGTCCGACGGCTCGGGCTATCGACTGTTGCGTGAGGTGGCGGTCGGCGAACAGCAGGGCTTGAAAGATGTGGTGGTGACGATCGAAGGAGTGACGAAGGGAAAGCCGTTCGAGTTTCAGGAGACGAAACTCGAGGCGAATATCTGCCAATTCGTGCCGTTCGTCTCGGTCGTGAGAAATGAACATCCGCTCAGCGTGGTGAATCTGGATTCAGTCGCCCACGATTTGCAGTTCTATGAACGGGACCGGGAGCATATTTTCATTATGTTTCACCGGCCGGCCCTGACGAAAGCCGGGACCAGCGACATTGTCCGGTTCACCGGAAACCGGCGTGGGGTTACCATGCAATGCGGCATGCACCCCTTCATGCAGGGGCACGGACTGGCCGTGGACAATCCCTACTATGCCATCACTGGAACGGAGGGGACCTTTGCCATCAAGGATCTTCCGGCCGGTACCTATCGCATCAAGGCCTGGCATCCCGTGTTGGGTGAGAGAGGGCAGGAAGTCACGGTGGCGGACAATGGGAGCGCGTCGGTTGGATTTACCTTCGACGCGAGATAG
- the larB gene encoding nickel pincer cofactor biosynthesis protein LarB, whose product MLRSARQGFPPVVFCDGKTQQEIVSLARKLLAQHQHLLVPRVAPKVARVLLRLNRHAVYHELSRAVTVCHPTRRPSGDVLIVTAGTADTPVAEEARVTAEVLGSLVEVICDVGVAGLHRVLARHSRLLRARVVVVVAGMDGALPSVVGGLVNCPVIAVPTSIGYGASFGGIAPLLTMLNSCASSVGVVNINNGFSAGCLAHRINVLANE is encoded by the coding sequence ATGCTGCGGTCCGCACGGCAAGGATTTCCGCCCGTCGTGTTCTGTGACGGAAAAACCCAACAAGAAATTGTCAGCCTTGCGCGCAAGCTGCTGGCTCAGCATCAGCATCTCTTGGTGCCTCGCGTTGCACCCAAGGTCGCACGTGTCTTGCTGCGTCTGAATCGCCATGCCGTCTATCATGAGTTGTCCCGCGCCGTCACGGTATGTCACCCAACACGGAGGCCAAGCGGAGATGTATTGATCGTCACCGCCGGCACAGCCGACACCCCGGTAGCAGAAGAGGCCCGGGTCACGGCCGAAGTCTTAGGGAGTCTGGTGGAGGTGATCTGCGACGTAGGGGTGGCCGGTTTGCACCGAGTCCTTGCCCGTCATAGCAGGCTCTTGCGGGCCCGTGTCGTGGTGGTGGTGGCCGGCATGGACGGGGCGCTTCCGAGCGTCGTCGGGGGACTGGTCAACTGCCCGGTGATCGCGGTTCCGACGAGCATCGGCTACGGGGCCAGCTTTGGCGGCATCGCCCCTCTTTTGACCATGCTCAATTCGTGCGCTTCCAGCGTGGGGGTGGTCAACATCAATAACGGATTCAGCGCCGGCTGCCTGGCGCACCGCATCAATGTGCTGGCCAACGAATAG
- a CDS encoding Na-translocating system protein MpsC family protein: MLPAATKTKADVEYQVMLAVLNFHRDYLALHYSHVRIQMIDNVIEVTLAPRRPIPAEQLLAQSPEGRVQLQQMHTAAFRSGEAQLRDRLQGILGIEVEEFFTQLDAESGINTVIIRLAKRLDLVLPPHIQQ, from the coding sequence ATGCTTCCCGCTGCAACCAAAACGAAAGCGGATGTGGAATACCAGGTGATGCTGGCGGTCTTGAACTTCCATCGGGATTATCTTGCATTGCACTATTCCCATGTCCGCATTCAAATGATCGATAATGTGATTGAAGTCACTCTCGCCCCGCGCCGCCCGATCCCGGCAGAGCAACTCCTCGCGCAGTCGCCGGAAGGCAGAGTCCAACTCCAACAGATGCATACCGCAGCATTCCGCTCAGGAGAAGCCCAGCTGCGCGACCGGCTCCAAGGCATTCTGGGCATCGAAGTTGAAGAATTTTTCACCCAGCTCGATGCCGAGTCCGGAATCAATACGGTCATCATTCGGCTCGCCAAGCGTCTCGACCTAGTCTTGCCCCCCCATATCCAGCAATGA